One Candidatus Kryptobacter tengchongensis DNA segment encodes these proteins:
- a CDS encoding Predicted acyltransferase has protein sequence MTEKTGEISGRLTSLDVFRGATIAGMILVNNPGSWAYVYSQLRHADWHGWTFTDLIFPFFLFIVGVAIVFSFSRRIEFGYPKVKLFWKVIRRSLILFALGLFLNGFPNFDFSVIRIMGVLQRIAICYFFASVIFLTSNIRWQAIWSVVLLFVYWGLMEFVPVPGVGAGLYEKGKNFAAYVDSLILSGHMWSVTKTWDPEGIISTIPAISTTLFGVLTGHWLRSKKDEKEKTLWLFIMGNLGLFIGAVWNSWLPINKNLWTSSYAVFTAGFALIVFGFCYYFVDVKGYKKWAYPFVVYGMNAITVFVLSGIIGRLSTYFKVRLPDGGMTTVKNYIYENFFASWLGPMNGSLGYAIAHVLLMYFLMWILYKKKIFIKI, from the coding sequence ATGACTGAAAAAACAGGTGAAATCTCCGGGCGGTTAACATCGCTTGATGTTTTCAGGGGAGCAACAATTGCTGGGATGATACTTGTAAATAACCCTGGGAGTTGGGCTTATGTATATTCACAACTGAGGCACGCTGACTGGCACGGATGGACATTCACAGATTTGATTTTTCCGTTTTTTCTTTTCATTGTTGGTGTTGCGATTGTTTTTTCTTTTTCAAGGAGGATTGAGTTTGGTTATCCGAAGGTTAAATTGTTCTGGAAAGTTATCCGAAGAAGTTTGATTTTATTTGCTCTTGGGCTCTTTTTAAATGGATTTCCGAATTTTGATTTTTCGGTGATAAGGATAATGGGGGTTTTGCAAAGGATTGCGATATGTTATTTCTTTGCTTCGGTTATTTTCTTGACATCAAATATAAGATGGCAAGCGATATGGTCTGTGGTTTTGCTTTTTGTTTACTGGGGATTGATGGAGTTTGTTCCTGTCCCAGGGGTTGGCGCGGGATTATATGAGAAAGGTAAAAATTTTGCAGCGTATGTTGACAGTTTGATTTTAAGCGGGCATATGTGGAGCGTGACCAAAACTTGGGACCCAGAGGGAATAATAAGCACAATTCCAGCTATTTCAACAACGCTTTTTGGTGTTTTAACGGGACATTGGCTGAGAAGTAAAAAAGATGAAAAAGAGAAAACACTCTGGCTTTTTATTATGGGGAATTTGGGATTATTCATTGGGGCTGTGTGGAATTCATGGTTACCGATAAATAAAAATCTTTGGACAAGTTCTTACGCTGTTTTCACTGCGGGCTTTGCACTCATAGTTTTTGGATTTTGCTATTATTTCGTTGATGTTAAAGGATATAAAAAATGGGCTTACCCGTTTGTCGTATATGGGATGAACGCTATAACTGTTTTTGTTTTATCAGGGATAATTGGGAGATTAAGCACTTATTTTAAGGTTAGATTACCTGATGGTGGTATGACAACTGTGAAAAATTATATCTATGAAAACTTCTTCGCATCGTGGCTTGGTCCGATGAATGGCTCACTTGGCTATGCGATTGCCCATGTCCTTTTGATGTATTTTTTGATGTGGATTCTTTACAAGAAGAAAATTTTTATCAAGATATGA
- a CDS encoding Por secretion system C-terminal sorting domain-containing protein, which yields MRLSKILFLSVLFFIPLSLLYPQTDTIVSRFVGPGVKHISITFPSVPWTVNVLEIDITNPFITLETVKASKSGREQLKAFEKTSSMAGRKNYAGHTVVGAINGDFYNTQTGEPINIQVENGEVLKRPISRSVFGLTFDKKPFIEIFNFSGKLIVGDSIRNIDGVNEPRGSNMLVFYNSYFGDSTATNQWGSEVLIRSLNQWIVNDTVYCVVDTIVNWVGNMRIPLGRAVLSGHGTAGEFLRNNLKIGDTVKVVLNLNPNVGRVFQAIGGLPRIIRDGQNVVAQTYQQEGASSSFTYSRHPRTAIGFSKDSMKIYFVTVDGRQSSSVGMTLDELANFMLTLGVWHAVNLDGGGSTTMVVRGKIVNSPSDATGERAVSNAILVVSSAPQDTLNKIEIEPKRLKIFRGEQFQFKVFGYDKYFNPVQISSNQIFWSCDSSIGMITLSGLFTAGRRSDSGYVYVRHVNGLIDSCFVVVVGMRNITISPKNAVTDTSREIQFSVKGYDVEGNLRQISSSDVSWKVIGNIGTINILGLFHATYEGKGKVVATLDDLSDTADVEVIIGTGEKLLDKFDEMNFTLTVENINEGEIFLSDSNFTSSPKSLGLRYKFVHETGKQHWIYLNSEIPIYGVPDSIYLYVYGDGGSYRVYYFVSDDNGEIFVFTGGVVNWANEWRRVGASTKYPIQTASGTYFCYPIKIVKIAFYFTGAYLNGVEYSGKVFLDDLSITYPVKITSVENNSTVEKLEFKLYQNYPNPFNPRTKIKFSIPEAIALSNPVEIKVYDVLGREVATVFSGKIKSGVYEVDFDSTGLAGGVYFCVLSAGRFLNSIKMVILK from the coding sequence ATGCGTTTATCAAAAATTCTCTTTCTATCGGTTTTGTTTTTCATCCCCTTATCCCTGCTTTATCCCCAAACAGACACAATTGTATCAAGATTTGTTGGTCCTGGTGTAAAACATATTTCAATCACTTTCCCAAGCGTTCCCTGGACTGTAAATGTGCTTGAAATTGATATCACAAATCCATTTATAACGCTTGAAACGGTCAAGGCGTCAAAAAGTGGAAGAGAACAGTTGAAAGCTTTTGAAAAAACAAGTTCAATGGCAGGCAGGAAGAACTATGCAGGTCATACCGTTGTGGGTGCAATTAACGGTGATTTTTACAATACTCAAACTGGTGAACCTATAAATATCCAGGTGGAAAACGGAGAAGTTTTGAAAAGACCAATTTCAAGGTCGGTTTTCGGGTTGACATTTGATAAAAAACCGTTTATTGAAATTTTTAATTTTTCAGGGAAATTGATCGTTGGTGATTCTATAAGGAATATAGATGGGGTCAACGAGCCAAGAGGAAGTAATATGCTGGTTTTTTATAACAGTTATTTTGGCGATTCAACAGCGACAAATCAGTGGGGAAGTGAAGTTTTAATAAGGTCATTAAACCAATGGATTGTAAATGATACGGTTTATTGTGTCGTTGACACAATTGTTAATTGGGTTGGAAATATGAGGATACCGTTGGGGAGGGCAGTTTTATCTGGGCATGGGACTGCAGGAGAATTTTTAAGAAACAATTTGAAGATTGGTGATACGGTTAAGGTTGTTTTAAATCTTAATCCTAATGTTGGTAGAGTTTTTCAGGCGATTGGTGGACTTCCAAGAATAATAAGGGATGGTCAAAATGTTGTGGCACAAACATATCAGCAAGAGGGTGCGAGTTCAAGTTTTACATATAGCAGGCATCCAAGAACAGCGATCGGATTTTCAAAAGATAGCATGAAAATTTATTTCGTCACGGTTGACGGAAGACAATCTTCAAGCGTTGGGATGACGCTTGATGAACTTGCAAATTTCATGCTTACGCTTGGGGTATGGCATGCAGTTAATCTTGATGGTGGAGGTTCAACGACAATGGTTGTCCGTGGTAAAATTGTCAACTCACCTTCGGACGCAACGGGGGAAAGAGCGGTTTCAAACGCAATTTTAGTTGTAAGTTCCGCTCCGCAGGATACATTGAATAAAATTGAAATTGAGCCGAAAAGATTGAAAATTTTTCGTGGGGAGCAATTTCAATTTAAAGTCTTCGGATATGATAAATACTTTAACCCTGTTCAAATTTCTTCAAACCAAATTTTCTGGTCGTGCGATTCATCAATTGGGATGATAACCTTATCGGGACTTTTTACCGCAGGGAGAAGAAGTGATAGCGGTTATGTTTATGTCAGACATGTAAATGGGTTAATTGATTCATGTTTTGTTGTGGTCGTTGGGATGAGAAATATCACGATATCTCCGAAGAATGCAGTGACAGACACGAGCAGGGAAATTCAATTTTCTGTCAAAGGTTATGATGTTGAGGGGAATTTGCGCCAAATTTCATCAAGCGATGTAAGCTGGAAAGTTATCGGTAATATCGGAACAATTAATATCCTTGGGTTATTTCACGCAACTTATGAGGGGAAAGGAAAGGTTGTTGCAACGCTTGATGATTTATCAGATACGGCAGATGTTGAGGTAATAATTGGAACAGGTGAGAAATTACTTGATAAATTTGATGAGATGAATTTTACTCTCACGGTTGAAAACATAAATGAAGGTGAAATTTTTTTAAGCGATTCAAATTTCACATCCTCCCCGAAGTCTCTTGGTTTGAGGTATAAGTTTGTTCACGAAACGGGAAAACAGCATTGGATTTATTTAAATTCTGAAATTCCAATTTATGGTGTGCCAGATTCAATTTATCTTTATGTTTATGGTGATGGTGGTTCTTACAGAGTTTATTATTTCGTTTCCGATGACAATGGTGAAATTTTTGTTTTCACAGGTGGGGTTGTTAATTGGGCTAACGAATGGAGAAGGGTTGGGGCTTCAACAAAGTATCCAATTCAAACCGCAAGTGGAACCTATTTCTGCTATCCCATAAAAATTGTCAAAATCGCATTTTATTTTACAGGTGCTTATTTAAATGGGGTTGAGTATTCGGGTAAAGTTTTTCTTGATGATTTAAGCATAACTTACCCTGTTAAAATTACCTCGGTTGAGAATAATTCAACGGTTGAAAAATTGGAATTCAAGCTTTATCAAAATTATCCAAATCCATTTAACCCGAGGACGAAGATAAAGTTTTCAATACCTGAAGCGATTGCTTTGAGTAATCCTGTTGAGATAAAAGTTTACGATGTTCTTGGCAGAGAAGTTGCGACGGTTTTTTCGGGAAAAATTAAGTCTGGGGTTTATGAAGTTGATTTTGATTCAACGGGGCTTGCAGGTGGTGTTTATTTTTGCGTTTTGTCCGCAGGAAGGTTTTTAAATTCAATTAAAATGGTCATTCTGAAATGA
- a CDS encoding butyrate kinase, whose product MKILVINPGSTSTKVAIFEDENQVDLKVLRHSPEELSKFKTLWEQFDFRLKIILEFLNENGLRPTDFSAVVGIGGLLRPVKGGTYLVNEKMLEDARNNFQGEHPSNLGCALAYEIAKIGNVEAFTVDPVSVDEFEPLARYSGHPLIQRRSLSHALNIHATARLASEKIGKRYEEANFVVAHLGGGISVCPVKGGKIIDANDASSDGPFSPERTGGLPLQPFITLCFSGKYTEQEMRKLVMGKGGLVAYLGTNDASEIERRIKEGDTYAREVYEAMAYQIAKEIGAMATVLKGDVDAVVLTGGLANSKMLVDWITERVSFIAPVIVFPGEDEMRALAMGALRVLRGEEKAKEYPDF is encoded by the coding sequence ATGAAAATTCTCGTCATCAATCCGGGTTCAACATCAACGAAGGTTGCAATCTTTGAGGATGAAAATCAAGTTGATTTAAAAGTATTGAGACATTCACCCGAGGAACTTTCAAAGTTTAAAACTCTATGGGAGCAGTTTGACTTTAGATTAAAAATTATACTTGAATTTTTAAATGAGAATGGTTTGAGACCGACGGATTTTTCCGCTGTCGTTGGGATCGGTGGGCTTTTGAGACCTGTGAAGGGAGGAACTTATTTGGTAAATGAAAAAATGCTTGAGGACGCAAGGAACAATTTCCAGGGTGAGCATCCCTCAAATCTTGGTTGCGCACTTGCTTATGAAATTGCCAAAATTGGTAATGTTGAAGCGTTTACAGTTGATCCTGTTTCAGTTGATGAATTTGAACCACTTGCGAGGTATTCAGGGCATCCGCTAATTCAAAGGAGAAGTTTATCTCATGCCCTTAACATTCATGCAACTGCACGACTTGCAAGCGAGAAAATCGGGAAGAGATATGAGGAAGCGAATTTTGTTGTCGCACATCTCGGTGGTGGGATATCCGTTTGCCCAGTTAAAGGTGGGAAAATAATTGACGCAAATGATGCAAGTAGTGATGGACCTTTTTCCCCTGAAAGAACGGGAGGGCTTCCGCTTCAACCGTTTATAACGCTTTGCTTTTCTGGGAAGTATACCGAGCAAGAGATGAGAAAATTGGTCATGGGTAAAGGTGGTTTGGTTGCATATCTTGGAACAAATGATGCAAGTGAAATTGAGAGAAGAATAAAAGAAGGGGACACATATGCAAGGGAAGTTTATGAAGCGATGGCTTATCAAATTGCAAAAGAAATTGGGGCGATGGCAACTGTTTTAAAAGGTGATGTTGACGCTGTTGTCTTAACAGGAGGACTTGCAAATTCAAAAATGCTCGTTGATTGGATCACGGAGCGAGTTTCTTTTATCGCTCCAGTTATCGTTTTCCCAGGTGAAGATGAGATGAGAGCACTTGCAATGGGTGCTTTAAGGGTTTTAAGAGGAGAGGAAAAAGCTAAAGAATATCCAGATTTTTGA
- a CDS encoding Serine/threonine protein kinase: MLINKRYKVISKIGQGAIAEVFKAVDTLTEKIVALKIAKPDPISEEKIMNEFKITSQFEHPNIILAYDFGTIRICDDSNFLSRKFITLEYCDIQDIVKFLSNKDFKDKLQAILQISHALHVIHKAGFIHRDLKPENILINSSTGIVKITDLGLAIGYEKTNLENLPVGTLYYIAPEILRGEKFDHRADIYSLGVLSVYILTEKLSFNADEPIEILKWHLSKKQLQFPNLPDEVQNLLNSMLAPNPEERPSDLREVINTLKKLTPDIKEPKSFKVRKPLGKDEALKKAIEILNSTIQSSGKITLIVGADGLGKTSLLRYINIEAKLLGFETLWIAETNIEKTLNSILKSPFTLNLSPELRLKLEKLKDEKNINSYIIIEFSQFLRTLLLEASSNFPIAVLIDNINPAEPFSEIFIKSFLLPEKLQKKNIAIFIACDDINFFKSLVPESEKIYLRPLNLMELKDYLFIHFDFDNQTIEKLAETLIEYTDGISAVVEIFSRYLQDKTETETFEIPKIAKTKFDEILNRLEQISFVQRKILNILSLADEPVDIGILNEFFKSNMLSHLLQLQSFGVVKIENEKVSITYKALKKHIENKLDDETKKMIHLTYASAYMNYSGDKDADKILYHFTKAKYKKGIEKFAEKGIENFISKGEFKKAINICKEIFDFLPDYLKPSFRIKLADLNFQTGNYKEVISTLEGFDELWAFELMSEAYFHLGDTDKAIEILKHEFKKCDTVYEKARVATKISQILASSGEIDIALSLLKSFEFERILSFIAKTEVIGDFFAGLGIISQLKGKEEKAKIYFELSLKHRLEKKDSFKIIAGYNNIANFHSINGRYDEAISYWKKALEISESIGNITQSAHIYNNIGISYFKRKDHDKAIENYQKALTIYKTINDIPGVANVLGNIGELMIEDFKLEEAYNNIKEAREIYIKTNNFDGLCETNLLFLVLYLNAGDAKNAKLIFNEISQKCREIPPYLIDYYNALIEMKSKNFPKSESILIRLLNSEDIKRSNELYLKILISLLKLNYVAGEIKNFNSIISIAESYAEKVTDLNLSSLLFFLISLGYEGKNNSLALKYLNRSAELLGYEFFEPKWKIYLMLAQSYRGRGLDAKFLQNFEVALLNFQETLKRIKKPEFIRTYLEDVENEKFVKMIQNLKV; this comes from the coding sequence TTGCTCATCAACAAAAGATATAAAGTAATTTCAAAAATAGGTCAAGGAGCTATCGCTGAAGTTTTTAAAGCAGTTGATACCCTTACAGAAAAAATTGTTGCACTAAAAATTGCCAAACCCGACCCTATCTCAGAAGAAAAAATTATGAACGAATTTAAAATCACATCACAATTTGAACACCCTAACATCATACTTGCCTACGATTTCGGAACTATAAGGATCTGCGACGATTCAAATTTTTTATCAAGAAAATTTATCACGCTTGAATACTGTGATATACAAGATATAGTGAAATTTCTTTCAAATAAGGATTTTAAAGACAAGCTCCAAGCCATTCTTCAGATATCTCACGCTCTGCATGTAATCCATAAAGCTGGTTTCATTCATCGTGACCTCAAGCCTGAAAATATATTAATTAATTCATCAACCGGCATAGTTAAAATCACAGACCTCGGGCTTGCAATTGGATATGAAAAAACAAACCTTGAAAATTTACCAGTTGGAACGCTTTACTACATAGCACCTGAAATTTTACGAGGTGAAAAATTTGATCATCGTGCTGATATATATTCACTTGGTGTTTTATCAGTTTATATCCTCACCGAGAAATTAAGTTTTAACGCTGATGAACCCATTGAAATTTTAAAATGGCATCTTTCAAAAAAACAACTCCAATTCCCAAACCTTCCGGATGAAGTTCAAAATCTCTTAAATTCAATGCTTGCTCCCAACCCCGAGGAAAGACCCTCTGATCTTCGTGAGGTTATTAACACACTTAAAAAATTAACACCAGACATAAAAGAACCAAAAAGTTTTAAAGTTAGGAAACCGCTTGGAAAAGATGAAGCGCTCAAAAAAGCAATTGAAATCCTCAACTCAACAATCCAATCATCTGGAAAAATAACTTTAATCGTTGGAGCTGATGGGCTCGGAAAAACATCACTTCTGCGCTATATAAACATTGAAGCAAAACTTCTTGGCTTTGAAACTTTATGGATCGCTGAAACCAACATTGAAAAAACTTTAAACTCCATCTTAAAATCACCATTCACCTTAAATTTGTCCCCAGAACTACGGCTGAAACTTGAAAAACTCAAAGATGAAAAAAACATCAACTCATACATCATCATAGAATTTTCACAATTTTTAAGAACACTTTTACTTGAAGCGTCATCAAACTTCCCCATCGCTGTTTTAATTGACAACATAAATCCTGCTGAACCATTTAGCGAAATTTTCATCAAGTCCTTTTTATTGCCCGAAAAACTCCAAAAGAAAAATATCGCGATTTTCATCGCTTGTGATGATATTAACTTTTTTAAATCTCTTGTCCCTGAATCAGAGAAAATTTATCTGCGCCCGCTTAACCTTATGGAATTGAAAGACTACCTCTTCATACATTTTGACTTTGACAATCAAACCATAGAAAAACTTGCTGAAACGCTTATTGAATATACAGATGGTATATCCGCAGTGGTTGAGATCTTCTCCCGCTACCTCCAAGATAAAACTGAAACCGAAACATTTGAAATCCCCAAAATTGCAAAAACTAAATTTGACGAGATACTAAACAGATTGGAGCAGATCTCATTTGTTCAGAGGAAAATTCTTAACATTTTAAGTCTGGCAGATGAGCCAGTTGATATAGGGATTTTAAATGAATTTTTCAAATCTAATATGCTTTCTCATTTACTTCAACTTCAAAGTTTTGGCGTTGTGAAAATTGAAAACGAAAAAGTTTCAATCACATACAAAGCCTTAAAAAAGCATATTGAGAATAAACTTGACGATGAGACGAAAAAGATGATTCACCTGACTTATGCTTCAGCTTATATGAACTATTCAGGTGACAAAGACGCTGATAAAATCCTCTATCATTTCACAAAAGCGAAGTATAAAAAAGGCATTGAAAAATTTGCGGAAAAAGGAATTGAAAACTTTATATCAAAAGGGGAGTTTAAAAAAGCGATAAATATCTGCAAGGAAATTTTTGATTTCTTGCCAGATTATTTGAAACCATCTTTTAGAATAAAACTTGCTGATTTAAATTTTCAAACTGGAAACTACAAAGAAGTGATCTCAACGCTTGAAGGTTTTGATGAATTATGGGCGTTTGAGTTGATGTCGGAAGCATACTTCCACCTTGGCGATACAGATAAAGCCATAGAAATTTTGAAACATGAATTCAAAAAATGCGACACGGTTTACGAAAAAGCAAGGGTTGCGACAAAAATTTCACAAATTCTCGCATCAAGTGGAGAAATTGACATAGCACTTTCATTATTGAAATCCTTTGAGTTTGAAAGGATACTTTCATTTATTGCGAAAACTGAAGTCATCGGGGATTTTTTCGCAGGGCTTGGTATAATTTCACAGTTGAAGGGAAAAGAAGAAAAAGCGAAGATTTACTTTGAATTGAGTTTAAAACACCGACTTGAAAAGAAGGATTCATTTAAAATCATCGCCGGATACAACAACATTGCAAATTTTCACAGCATAAACGGAAGATATGATGAAGCGATATCTTACTGGAAAAAAGCACTTGAAATTTCCGAATCAATTGGAAACATAACGCAAAGCGCCCATATTTACAACAACATCGGAATAAGCTACTTTAAAAGAAAAGACCACGACAAAGCGATTGAAAATTATCAAAAGGCGTTAACAATTTATAAAACGATAAATGATATTCCAGGCGTTGCAAATGTGCTTGGAAACATTGGAGAATTGATGATTGAAGATTTTAAACTTGAAGAAGCCTACAATAACATAAAAGAAGCAAGAGAAATTTATATAAAAACGAACAATTTTGATGGATTATGTGAGACAAACTTGCTATTTCTTGTCCTTTACCTTAACGCTGGAGATGCTAAAAATGCCAAATTAATTTTCAACGAGATAAGCCAGAAATGTCGGGAAATTCCGCCATATTTGATTGATTACTACAACGCATTGATAGAAATGAAAAGTAAAAATTTCCCTAAATCAGAATCAATTCTTATCAGGCTTTTAAACAGCGAGGATATCAAGCGAAGTAATGAACTTTACTTGAAAATTTTAATTTCTCTTCTCAAATTAAATTATGTAGCAGGTGAGATAAAAAACTTTAATTCAATAATTTCAATTGCCGAAAGCTATGCCGAGAAGGTCACGGATTTGAATTTAAGTTCCCTATTATTCTTTCTCATTTCGCTTGGATATGAAGGTAAAAATAATTCGCTTGCTCTTAAATATCTTAACAGATCAGCCGAGCTTCTCGGATATGAATTTTTTGAACCGAAATGGAAAATTTACCTTATGCTTGCACAAAGTTACAGGGGAAGAGGACTTGATGCAAAGTTTTTGCAGAATTTTGAAGTCGCTTTATTAAATTTTCAAGAGACACTTAAACGAATTAAAAAGCCCGAATTTATAAGAACCTATCTTGAAGATGTTGAGAACGAAAAGTTTGTAAAAATGATACAAAATTTAAAAGTTTAA
- a CDS encoding DNA-binding transcriptional response regulator, NtrC family, contains REC, AAA-type ATPase, and a Fis-type DNA-binding domains: protein MNGKFKIFLISTSRAILEDVKKFIPVEEGYFDVSLISSYNALRRSSLQKPDLVIIAISSKSDETLLETAVEQFGSQNTACVDFVKSYALTVKLIKLSVLSYFSMPEESTSFSDFIKNKAYEWKKKSDIEKLLNIRKEQFDFSNFIGNSDKMKEVLKLVKKAIEHSELTVLIIGETGTGKNLLARIIHQNTYSDIKPFVEINCASIPPTLLESELFGHEKGAFTDAKDRKMGLFEVASGGTIFLDEIGDLDLNLQGKILKVLEDKTFRRVGGIELLKFEGRIIAATNKNLETLVEENKFRRDLYYRLMLLPIYLPPLRERGDDIFLLAEYYINKFNELHRKNLPKVKGLSLEAKAMLKKYPWPGNIRELRHVIERAVILTNNEYLTPDDFKFLFEMKPQTPIQLANETSTNIHITFPIESASLKNLEKELVKSVLVRVSWNKTRASRILGISRPRLDRLIQKYRITPH, encoded by the coding sequence GTGAACGGAAAGTTTAAAATTTTCCTTATAAGCACAAGTAGGGCGATCCTTGAAGATGTGAAAAAATTTATCCCTGTTGAAGAGGGTTATTTTGATGTTAGTTTGATATCTTCATATAACGCTTTAAGAAGATCTTCGCTTCAGAAGCCTGACCTTGTAATAATTGCAATTTCCAGCAAAAGTGATGAAACACTTCTTGAAACAGCGGTTGAACAATTTGGATCTCAAAATACAGCCTGCGTTGATTTCGTCAAGTCATACGCTTTGACAGTCAAACTTATAAAACTTAGCGTTTTATCATACTTTTCAATGCCCGAAGAAAGCACATCTTTTTCCGATTTTATAAAGAACAAAGCTTATGAGTGGAAGAAAAAAAGCGATATAGAAAAACTTTTAAACATAAGAAAAGAGCAGTTTGACTTTTCTAATTTCATTGGAAACTCCGACAAAATGAAGGAAGTCCTAAAGCTTGTCAAAAAAGCAATTGAACACAGCGAATTGACCGTTTTAATAATTGGTGAAACTGGAACTGGAAAAAATCTCCTTGCCAGGATAATTCACCAAAATACTTATTCCGACATAAAACCATTTGTTGAGATAAACTGCGCTTCAATACCGCCAACGCTCCTTGAATCGGAATTATTCGGTCACGAAAAAGGCGCTTTCACAGATGCAAAGGACAGAAAAATGGGCTTATTTGAAGTTGCAAGCGGTGGAACGATCTTCCTTGATGAAATAGGAGATCTTGATTTGAATTTACAGGGGAAAATTTTAAAAGTGCTTGAAGATAAAACATTTAGAAGGGTTGGGGGCATTGAGCTGTTAAAGTTTGAAGGGAGAATTATAGCTGCAACAAATAAAAATCTTGAAACCCTTGTTGAAGAAAACAAATTCAGACGGGATTTATACTACAGATTGATGCTCTTACCAATTTATTTACCACCATTGCGCGAAAGAGGCGACGACATATTTCTCCTTGCCGAATATTATATAAACAAATTCAATGAACTTCACCGCAAAAACCTGCCAAAAGTCAAAGGGCTATCACTTGAAGCAAAAGCTATGCTAAAAAAATATCCGTGGCCAGGAAATATAAGGGAACTCAGACATGTAATAGAAAGAGCGGTTATTTTAACAAACAACGAATATCTAACGCCAGATGATTTCAAATTTTTATTTGAAATGAAACCGCAGACTCCAATTCAACTTGCTAACGAAACATCTACAAACATACATATAACATTCCCCATTGAATCTGCAAGCTTAAAAAATCTTGAGAAAGAACTTGTAAAATCTGTCCTCGTCCGCGTTTCCTGGAACAAAACTCGCGCTTCTCGAATTTTAGGGATCTCGCGCCCACGCCTTGACCGCCTAATCCAAAAATACCGGATAACCCCTCATTGA